The following are from one region of the Populus trichocarpa isolate Nisqually-1 chromosome 8, P.trichocarpa_v4.1, whole genome shotgun sequence genome:
- the LOC7471447 gene encoding protein BASIC PENTACYSTEINE2, translating into MDDDALNMHNWGYYEPSYKEPFGLQWMPSMVDRDTKHFLPRRDPINIMIGANGAYLPHDCVVSDAPEHMNYMRDSWINREKFLNILPPNPNYVVPQQTSGAHSMQMLQPPNSSRDERLSRIEEPSVSNEGNQLKRRQVGGTSPKTPKAKKPRKPKDGNNNTVQRAKPAKKSVDVVINGIDMDISGIPIPTCSCTGTPQQCYRWGCGGWQSACCTTNVSVYPLPMSTKRRGARIAGRKMSQGAFKKVLEKLAAEGYNFANPIDLRTHWARHGTNKFVTIR; encoded by the coding sequence ATGGATGATGATGCGTTGAACATGCACAATTGGGGTTATTATGAACCGTCATATAAGGAGCCATTTGGTCTCCAGTGGATGCCGAGCATGGTAGACCGTGATACAAAGCATTTCTTACCCAGGCGTGATCCAATTAACATCATGATCGGTGCCAATGGAGCCTACCTTCCACATGATTGTGTGGTTTCTGACGCCCCTGAGCATATGAATTACATGAGGGATAGTTGGATAAATCGGGagaagtttttaaatatattaccTCCAAATCCCAATTATGTTGTTCCCCAGCAAACTTCAGGAGCTCATTCAATGCAAATGTTACAGCCACCCAATTCATCAAGGGATGAGAGGTTGAGTAGGATTGAGGAACCCAGTGTAAGTAATGAAGGTAACCAGTTGAAGAGAAGACAGGTAGGTGGTACATCCCCCAAAACTCCCAAAGCTAAGAAACCTAGGAAGCCAAAGGATGGTAATAATAATACAGTTCAGCGTGCGAAGCCAGCTAAGAAAAGTGTGGATGTTGTCATAAATGGGATTGATATGGACATTTCAGGTATCCCAATTCCGACCTGCTCATGTACTGGAACTCCTCAACAATGTTACCGATGGGGCTGCGGAGGATGGCAGTCAGCATGTTGCACCACAAATGTCTCGGTGTACCCTCTACCAATGAGTACCAAAAGACGCGGTGCAAGGATAGCAGGGAGGAAAATGAGTCAGGGTGCATTTAAGAAGGTACTGGAGAAACTTGCAGCTGAAGGTTATAACTTTGCTAACCCAATTGATTTAAGGACTCACTGGGCAAGACATGGAACCAACAAGTTTGTCACCATCAGGTAG